The Sphingopyxis fribergensis genome contains a region encoding:
- a CDS encoding Atxe2 family lasso peptide isopeptidase, whose protein sequence is MSGILRKDAAALAAICLLSCSGNASYANGANPPVSNTARENPLTAEDLVRISDFGSSWPMKGEHIFSLSPDRKLVAVQVRTADPTINRYSFRIDVIEVAPHGRVRTIDAGGDFNFQMVSGIGGEPVRTGYAAATPLIWSHDGKWVYFLKRSGAAAQVWRAAANGAGSEAVSSEAEGVDEFSMLADNSHLVYSSRYPDPALNKALHSEARRGFRYDARFIPLFADSPRVVTSSVHVRTIDPSTRHVRDATAAEKIEFESQARTDKAGPTAVSDGGRKALVSVASDGNRLGGNKVAVQDRGGNEKICASAFCAGALSLWWTKDGENVQFIRRDGWGDSETAIYEWKPGSLAPRRLFSTPDLLLDCQPANQHLLCAREQSTRPRHLVLLDADSGRVKVVYEPNQVFQRFSLGEVERLHWRNVFGIEAFGDLIYPVGYVPGRTYPLIVVQYISRGFLRGGVGDEFPIQVFANRGYAVLSVNRPDVANLERNSDKSEVNELSFFRRFSDRRSVLSAIEIAVQNLIDRGMANPRKVGITGLSDGSSTVQFALINSPLFSAASVSGCCWEPYQDALVGPAAAKAYHERGWPKLVEYNSDFWSHISLISNAAKVSTPLLIQQSDDEFRGAVASYMALRQAGRQVALYVFPDEYHVKWQPAHRLSAYERNLRWFDYWLRGIGDKGEWQSND, encoded by the coding sequence ATGTCCGGCATTCTTCGCAAGGATGCGGCAGCGCTAGCGGCTATATGTCTTCTGTCGTGCAGCGGGAACGCCAGTTACGCCAACGGCGCAAACCCGCCGGTGTCTAATACCGCTCGCGAAAATCCCCTGACTGCAGAAGATCTCGTTCGCATCTCAGATTTTGGATCTTCTTGGCCCATGAAAGGGGAGCATATATTTAGCCTCTCGCCCGATCGGAAGTTGGTTGCGGTCCAGGTGAGGACCGCCGACCCCACGATAAATCGCTACTCCTTTCGCATCGATGTAATTGAGGTCGCCCCGCATGGGCGGGTGAGAACAATCGACGCTGGCGGCGATTTCAACTTCCAGATGGTCAGCGGCATCGGAGGGGAACCGGTGCGAACAGGATATGCAGCCGCAACGCCACTCATCTGGTCGCATGACGGAAAGTGGGTCTATTTTCTAAAGCGATCTGGAGCAGCGGCACAAGTATGGCGAGCCGCCGCCAATGGCGCGGGCAGCGAAGCGGTGTCGAGCGAAGCTGAGGGGGTTGATGAGTTTTCAATGTTGGCGGACAATAGCCATCTCGTCTATTCGTCGCGCTATCCGGATCCGGCGCTGAACAAAGCTTTGCATTCCGAGGCGCGCCGTGGCTTCCGATACGACGCGCGCTTTATTCCATTATTCGCCGATAGTCCGCGCGTGGTGACCAGTTCCGTCCACGTAAGAACGATCGACCCTTCTACGCGCCATGTAAGGGATGCCACGGCCGCGGAGAAGATCGAGTTCGAGAGCCAAGCAAGAACCGATAAGGCTGGCCCCACTGCGGTCTCTGACGGCGGTCGAAAGGCGCTTGTTTCCGTCGCAAGCGACGGAAACCGCTTGGGTGGCAATAAAGTGGCTGTCCAGGACCGTGGTGGCAACGAGAAAATCTGCGCGTCCGCATTTTGCGCCGGGGCTTTGTCCCTCTGGTGGACGAAAGACGGAGAGAATGTTCAATTCATTCGCCGCGACGGATGGGGTGACAGCGAAACGGCGATTTATGAATGGAAGCCTGGGTCATTGGCACCTAGACGCTTGTTTAGCACTCCGGACTTGTTGCTCGATTGTCAGCCCGCCAATCAGCACCTGTTATGTGCACGCGAGCAGTCGACTCGACCGCGACATTTGGTCCTTCTAGACGCAGATAGCGGTCGGGTTAAGGTAGTATATGAACCAAATCAGGTATTTCAGCGGTTTTCATTGGGTGAGGTCGAGCGTCTACATTGGCGCAATGTGTTTGGGATTGAAGCATTCGGGGATCTGATCTATCCCGTAGGATACGTGCCAGGCCGCACCTATCCACTGATCGTCGTCCAATACATATCCCGCGGCTTCCTGCGAGGTGGTGTGGGAGACGAGTTCCCAATCCAGGTTTTCGCAAATCGGGGCTATGCCGTTTTGAGCGTCAATCGGCCCGATGTTGCCAACCTCGAACGTAATTCCGACAAAAGCGAAGTTAATGAACTCAGCTTTTTCAGACGCTTCAGCGACCGCAGAAGTGTTCTGTCAGCAATTGAAATCGCTGTTCAGAATCTCATCGACCGCGGCATGGCAAATCCGCGCAAGGTCGGTATCACCGGGTTGAGCGATGGATCCTCGACGGTCCAATTCGCGCTTATCAACAGCCCCCTCTTTAGCGCAGCATCAGTAAGTGGATGTTGCTGGGAGCCTTACCAAGACGCGCTTGTAGGACCAGCTGCTGCGAAAGCATATCACGAACGAGGCTGGCCCAAACTGGTTGAATATAATTCGGATTTCTGGTCGCATATTTCTCTCATCAGCAATGCTGCGAAGGTTTCAACTCCTCTATTGATACAACAATCGGATGACGAATTTCGAGGGGCTGTTGCCAGCTACATGG